From a single Pseudoalteromonas nigrifaciens genomic region:
- a CDS encoding tetratricopeptide repeat protein, producing MQGWLQRFFFVGFMAVCSIFSTLSFSVTPADLFEQFKSAESWSDKQSFASTLLAKKNLPHQQRIAIYSDLAELAFNANDLPHALEYYKLLESSITFNELPDLYFRAIKMQGVVLYYQGFVQQAVVDYSRALGLAIRLKGSLKQANLLSNIGLAYFDMYNMELALDYYQQAKLIYEKEGSAQDKADILHNIAGIYIRLSRYESALEMYREVLKVFQQLGDEDGVAQVYGNMGVAYTESKQYQLALHYNQLALRYYQSINNAFQLSTKHANLASINLHLNKFDVALYHAKAAQQFALDAGNKSLLAAALHVLATAQFAQGDIENAKTTSEHSIALAKEYKNGMRIKDGLGIEALIYSSLGDFKQALQLHQQYVDYQRSINTEEASKAVSIFQTQFEADKLNQEIKQLKQQQHLQQLQISKRSQLTILLGIVAILILITVIAIYRRRIESNAKLQLTEQVEQRTLELQSVAQELREANDVKSQFLANISHEIRTPLTAILSQTDDLINGLYDPEQLQDELKVIQRQSEHLKSLINDVLDLSKIEANRLELSISCFDIVQVLNDIHGMFSVQAKAKNLSLVFDNQLGDELYTRLDLTRVKQILINLCANAIKFTHSGQVTIVANNTDQGLVLTVKDTGIGMNTAQLKLIFECFSQADNSISRRFGGTGLGLSLSQQLAAMMGGYISVQSEFKKGSQFSFFVPCVPVDKSECAVTAKDNINGDYKALSAKVLLAEDHDDNRRLISRYLRAMGLDVIAVENGEQAVEQCLKEYPDFVLLDIQMPIMDGITAFELLRQCGYEQPIFALTANAMSHEIEQYLALGFTDYLAKPIDKEKFYSTIAEHLASIKNEQNSTSVNIDMSDLVTSFKQSLSIESELISQHFNSGDFVALQKDSHRILGAAQMFKLCDIADAAKALDDACKSPEEVQNIAVLVDKLQALFLHYKEHG from the coding sequence ATGCAGGGTTGGTTACAACGCTTCTTTTTTGTTGGCTTTATGGCTGTATGCAGCATTTTTTCTACATTGAGTTTTTCTGTTACACCAGCCGACTTATTTGAACAATTTAAGTCTGCTGAAAGTTGGTCAGATAAACAAAGCTTTGCCTCTACACTGTTAGCTAAAAAAAACTTACCACACCAACAGCGCATTGCTATATATAGCGACTTAGCTGAACTTGCCTTTAATGCCAACGACCTTCCCCATGCCTTAGAGTATTATAAGTTATTAGAGAGTAGCATCACCTTTAATGAGTTGCCCGATCTGTATTTTAGAGCAATAAAAATGCAAGGTGTGGTGTTGTATTATCAAGGGTTTGTACAACAAGCTGTGGTTGATTATAGCCGGGCTTTAGGGTTAGCCATACGTTTAAAAGGCTCATTAAAACAAGCCAATTTATTAAGTAATATAGGCTTGGCTTATTTTGATATGTATAACATGGAATTAGCACTAGATTATTATCAGCAAGCAAAACTGATCTACGAAAAAGAGGGCAGTGCGCAAGACAAAGCCGATATTTTGCACAATATTGCCGGGATATATATTCGCCTTTCTCGTTACGAATCAGCACTTGAAATGTATCGTGAGGTATTAAAGGTATTTCAACAACTTGGTGATGAAGATGGTGTAGCTCAAGTCTATGGCAATATGGGAGTAGCCTATACTGAGTCAAAGCAATACCAGTTGGCACTGCATTATAATCAGCTGGCACTGCGTTACTATCAGAGCATAAATAATGCATTCCAACTCTCTACTAAGCACGCTAATTTAGCGAGTATTAATCTGCACTTAAATAAATTTGATGTGGCCTTATATCATGCAAAGGCGGCGCAGCAATTTGCACTTGATGCAGGGAATAAATCGTTATTAGCGGCAGCACTGCATGTGCTTGCCACTGCGCAGTTTGCTCAGGGCGATATTGAAAATGCAAAAACAACGTCAGAGCACTCAATTGCATTAGCAAAAGAATATAAAAATGGCATGCGCATTAAAGACGGCTTAGGTATTGAGGCTTTGATTTACTCAAGCTTAGGCGACTTTAAACAAGCGCTGCAATTGCATCAGCAGTATGTTGACTATCAACGTAGTATAAATACAGAAGAGGCTTCAAAGGCAGTTAGTATTTTTCAAACTCAATTTGAAGCAGATAAACTAAACCAAGAAATTAAACAGCTAAAACAACAACAACACTTACAACAACTGCAAATATCTAAACGTTCACAGTTAACTATTCTGCTTGGCATTGTAGCAATCCTTATTTTAATTACAGTAATAGCAATTTACCGTCGCAGAATAGAAAGTAATGCAAAATTACAACTAACAGAGCAAGTAGAGCAACGCACGTTAGAATTACAAAGTGTGGCGCAAGAGCTGCGCGAAGCAAACGATGTTAAAAGTCAGTTTTTAGCAAATATAAGCCATGAAATTCGCACCCCACTCACCGCTATTTTAAGCCAAACCGACGACTTAATTAATGGTTTGTATGATCCTGAGCAGTTACAAGATGAGCTCAAAGTTATTCAGCGTCAAAGCGAGCATTTAAAAAGTTTAATTAATGATGTGCTCGATTTAAGTAAAATAGAAGCAAACAGATTGGAGCTGTCTATTTCTTGTTTTGATATTGTACAAGTGCTGAATGACATACATGGGATGTTTAGCGTACAAGCAAAAGCTAAAAACTTATCTTTGGTATTTGACAACCAACTCGGTGATGAACTGTATACCAGGCTTGATTTAACCCGAGTAAAGCAAATATTAATAAACCTGTGTGCTAATGCAATTAAATTTACTCACAGTGGCCAAGTTACGATTGTGGCCAATAATACCGATCAAGGGCTAGTGCTCACGGTAAAAGATACCGGAATAGGTATGAATACAGCGCAACTTAAGCTTATTTTTGAATGCTTTAGCCAAGCAGATAATAGTATTAGCCGTCGTTTTGGTGGTACTGGTTTGGGGCTTAGTTTGTCACAACAACTAGCTGCCATGATGGGAGGATATATTAGTGTGCAAAGCGAATTTAAAAAAGGCAGTCAATTCTCATTCTTTGTACCGTGCGTACCAGTAGATAAAAGCGAATGTGCAGTTACAGCTAAAGACAATATAAATGGTGACTATAAAGCGCTAAGCGCTAAAGTGTTACTTGCTGAGGATCATGACGATAATCGCAGATTAATAAGCCGTTATTTACGCGCCATGGGGCTTGACGTTATTGCAGTTGAAAATGGCGAGCAAGCTGTAGAGCAATGTTTAAAAGAGTATCCTGATTTTGTGCTGTTGGACATTCAAATGCCTATTATGGATGGCATTACTGCTTTTGAGTTGCTCAGGCAGTGCGGTTATGAGCAGCCAATATTTGCCTTAACGGCCAATGCAATGAGCCATGAGATCGAGCAGTATTTAGCACTTGGTTTTACTGATTACTTAGCTAAACCAATTGATAAAGAGAAGTTTTATAGCACTATAGCTGAGCATCTCGCATCAATAAAAAATGAGCAAAACAGCACAAGCGTAAATATAGATATGAGTGACTTAGTGACTAGTTTCAAACAAAGCTTATCAATAGAAAGTGAGTTAATTAGCCAACACTTTAATAGTGGCGACTTTGTTGCGTTACAAAAAGATAGCCATCGTATTTTAGGGGCAGCACAAATGTTTAAGTTGTGCGATATTGCAGACGCTGCAAAAGCGTTAGATGATGCGTGTAAAAGCCCAGAAGAAGTACAAAATATTGCAGTGTTAGTTGATAAACTACAAGCCTTATTTTTGCACTACAAAGAGCATGGTTAA
- the rho gene encoding transcription termination factor Rho — translation MHLRELKDKSIKELVDLAESMGLENVARLRKQDIIFAILKSHAKGGENIFGGGVLEILQDGFGFLRSSEASYLAGPDDIYVSPSQIRRFSMRTGDSISGLIRPPKDGERYFALLKVNEVNFDKPENSRTKILFENLTPLHANERFRMERGNGSKEDITARVLDLASPIGRGQRGLLVAPPKAGKTMLLQNIAQSITHNHPDATLMVLLIDERPEEVTEMQRLVKGEVIASTFDEPASRHVQVAEMVIEKAKRLVEHKKDVVILLDSITRLARAYNTVIPSSGKVLTGGVDANALHKPKRFFGAARNVEEGGSLTIIATALIDTGSKMDEVIYEEFKGTGNMELHLNRKIAERRVFPAIDFNRSGTRREELLTKPDELQKLWILRKIVHDMSEIDAMEFLIDKLSMSKTNDEFFDSMKRQ, via the coding sequence ATGCATTTACGCGAACTAAAAGACAAATCTATAAAAGAGCTTGTAGACTTAGCTGAGTCCATGGGGCTCGAAAACGTAGCCCGCTTAAGAAAGCAAGATATCATTTTTGCTATTTTAAAATCACATGCCAAAGGCGGAGAGAATATCTTCGGTGGCGGTGTATTAGAAATTTTGCAAGATGGTTTTGGCTTTTTAAGATCATCAGAAGCCTCTTACTTAGCTGGCCCAGATGACATTTATGTTTCACCTAGCCAGATTCGCCGTTTTAGTATGCGTACTGGCGATTCAATCTCAGGCCTTATTCGTCCACCTAAAGACGGTGAGCGTTACTTTGCTTTACTTAAAGTAAATGAAGTTAACTTTGATAAACCTGAAAACTCTCGCACTAAAATTCTTTTTGAAAACCTAACACCACTGCATGCAAACGAACGTTTTCGTATGGAACGCGGTAACGGTAGTAAAGAAGATATTACAGCCCGAGTACTTGATTTAGCCTCTCCTATTGGTCGTGGTCAACGTGGTTTATTAGTAGCACCGCCAAAAGCGGGTAAAACCATGCTACTACAAAATATTGCGCAATCGATTACTCACAATCACCCAGATGCAACATTAATGGTATTACTAATTGATGAGCGTCCGGAAGAAGTAACCGAAATGCAGCGTCTTGTAAAAGGCGAAGTAATTGCATCAACATTTGATGAACCTGCTTCTCGCCACGTACAAGTAGCCGAAATGGTTATCGAAAAAGCAAAACGTTTAGTAGAGCATAAAAAAGATGTTGTTATCTTACTTGACTCAATCACACGTTTAGCCCGTGCTTACAACACCGTTATTCCATCATCTGGTAAAGTACTTACCGGTGGTGTTGATGCAAACGCACTCCATAAACCGAAACGTTTTTTTGGTGCTGCACGTAATGTTGAAGAAGGCGGCAGCTTAACAATTATTGCTACTGCGCTTATTGATACCGGCTCTAAAATGGATGAAGTTATCTACGAAGAGTTTAAAGGTACTGGTAACATGGAACTACATCTTAACCGTAAAATTGCGGAACGACGTGTATTCCCAGCTATCGACTTTAACCGTTCAGGCACTCGTCGTGAAGAGTTACTCACAAAACCAGATGAGCTACAAAAGCTGTGGATTTTGCGTAAAATTGTTCATGACATGTCAGAAATTGACGCAATGGAATTTTTAATTGATAAATTATCGATGAGCAAAACCAACGATGAGTTTTTTGATTCGATGAAACGCCAGTAA
- the trxA gene encoding thioredoxin TrxA encodes MSEKIIQITDDSFEADVLQSDKPVLVDFWAEWCGPCKMIAPILSEVAEEFDGRVTIAKLNIDQNAGTPPKFGIRGIPTLLLFKDGQVAATKVGALSKTQLIEFLENNL; translated from the coding sequence ATGAGCGAGAAAATAATCCAAATTACTGACGATAGCTTTGAAGCTGACGTATTACAATCAGACAAGCCTGTACTAGTAGACTTTTGGGCTGAGTGGTGCGGACCTTGTAAAATGATCGCCCCTATCCTTAGTGAAGTTGCTGAGGAATTTGATGGTCGCGTTACCATAGCTAAACTTAATATCGATCAAAATGCGGGTACACCGCCTAAATTTGGTATTCGTGGTATCCCTACATTACTTCTTTTTAAAGATGGCCAAGTTGCTGCAACTAAAGTTGGCGCACTTTCAAAAACTCAATTAATCGAGTTTTTAGAAAACAATCTTTAA
- the rhlB gene encoding ATP-dependent RNA helicase RhlB, producing MTKTHLTDKKFSDFAIAPEVVAGLTESGFEYCTPIQAKCLPFICEGRDIAGQAQTGTGKTLAFLTATCHRLLQSSKAPSKHPRALIMAPTRELAIQIHKDAKILAPHCNLNLGLVYGGEDYEKQRAQLEKGVDILIGTTGRLIDLYKQGCYTLNEIEVVVLDEADRMFDLGFIKDIRYMFHRMPDTSKRLNLLFSATLSYRVQELAFEHMTNPEHVQIEPDVKTGKRIQEELFHPSQEDKIKLLLTLIEEEWPEKAIIFANTKHSCETVYAWLKADGHRVGMLTGDVNQKKRQSILAEFSKGDLDFLVATDVAARGLHIPEVSHVFNFDLPDDCEDYVHRIGRTARAGASGHAISFACEQYAYNLHEIEEYIDHSIPLSHYDKTALLDDLTKPTIHRKRNFSTGPRNRSNNSGRRPNNSYQKGRS from the coding sequence ATGACTAAGACACATTTGACCGATAAAAAGTTTTCAGACTTTGCTATTGCACCGGAAGTGGTTGCCGGTTTAACCGAAAGTGGGTTTGAATATTGCACACCCATTCAAGCTAAATGCCTACCTTTTATTTGTGAGGGTCGCGATATCGCAGGCCAAGCACAAACAGGTACAGGCAAAACGTTGGCGTTTTTAACTGCCACGTGCCATCGGTTATTACAATCTAGCAAAGCCCCTAGTAAACATCCAAGAGCCCTGATCATGGCCCCTACAAGGGAGCTGGCGATTCAGATACACAAAGATGCAAAAATTTTAGCGCCGCACTGTAATCTTAACTTAGGTTTAGTATATGGTGGCGAAGATTACGAAAAACAACGTGCACAACTAGAAAAAGGCGTTGATATTTTAATTGGTACTACAGGTCGTTTAATTGATCTGTATAAGCAAGGCTGTTACACCCTTAATGAAATTGAGGTAGTCGTGCTTGACGAAGCAGATCGTATGTTTGATTTGGGCTTTATCAAAGATATTCGTTATATGTTCCACCGTATGCCAGATACATCAAAGCGTTTAAATTTATTATTCTCTGCAACGCTATCGTATCGTGTACAAGAACTTGCGTTTGAACATATGACCAATCCTGAGCACGTACAAATTGAACCAGACGTAAAAACCGGTAAACGCATTCAAGAAGAGCTATTTCATCCTTCACAAGAAGATAAAATTAAGCTGCTGCTGACGTTAATTGAAGAAGAGTGGCCTGAAAAAGCCATTATCTTTGCTAACACTAAGCATAGTTGTGAAACCGTATATGCCTGGTTAAAAGCCGATGGACATCGGGTTGGCATGCTTACCGGTGACGTAAATCAGAAAAAACGTCAATCAATTTTAGCTGAGTTTAGTAAAGGCGACTTAGACTTTTTAGTGGCAACAGATGTTGCAGCACGTGGTCTACATATTCCTGAAGTAAGCCATGTATTTAATTTTGATTTACCAGATGATTGCGAAGATTACGTACACCGTATTGGCCGTACAGCCCGCGCTGGCGCGTCTGGTCACGCTATTAGTTTTGCATGTGAACAATATGCTTATAACTTGCATGAAATTGAAGAGTATATAGATCACAGTATTCCTTTATCACATTACGATAAAACAGCATTACTGGATGATTTAACTAAACCTACTATTCATAGAAAGCGTAACTTTTCTACAGGCCCACGTAATCGCAGTAACAACAGCGGACGTCGCCCAAATAATAGTTATCAAAAAGGACGGTCATAA
- the gppA gene encoding guanosine-5'-triphosphate,3'-diphosphate diphosphatase, with the protein MGQLKPQKNVYAVIDLGSNSFHMLIAKSIAGGLQTIGRVKRKVRLAAGLDIDNVLSSEAMHRGWECLALFAERLQDIPKQNITIVATATLRLASNADVFKAQAEKILGHKVNVISGELEARTIYKGVAHTSSCTGSQLVIDIGGASTEVIIGKNFDALLYKSLNIGCVTYLERYFKDCKLSNANFNTAIKAARTVIDEIASEYKIKGWQIASGASGTVQAIQEIMIAQNLDELLTLEKLYTIKKQSIAYKTIAALDLPGLSEDRRLVFVSGLAILIALFESLEIEKMGLAGGALREGVLYSMLPELHNSDIRKRTIDGFIDRYHVDQKQASRVASLVLNLASEVNESWPIKTLNGLPLLTAVAQLHEIGLLIEYKQYHKHSAYILKNTEMPGFSQSEHKVIVAVAKGHRSDLQKGYFDSLGANSVLAQYLVRLIRIAVILCMRRQDDVLPEFAITVKDDVLNLQFENDWLKNHPLMASELQQESKQQAKLGWKLIVN; encoded by the coding sequence GTGGGGCAACTTAAACCGCAAAAAAATGTATATGCAGTTATTGATTTAGGTTCAAATAGCTTTCATATGCTTATTGCTAAATCAATAGCTGGCGGCCTGCAAACCATAGGTCGTGTTAAACGCAAAGTAAGGTTAGCTGCAGGGCTTGATATAGACAATGTATTAAGCTCAGAAGCAATGCATAGAGGATGGGAGTGCCTAGCGTTATTTGCTGAGCGCTTACAAGACATCCCTAAACAAAACATCACTATAGTTGCCACCGCCACATTACGTTTAGCTAGTAATGCTGATGTATTTAAAGCGCAAGCAGAAAAAATCCTCGGTCATAAAGTTAATGTCATTAGCGGTGAACTAGAAGCGCGCACTATATATAAAGGCGTTGCTCATACCTCATCTTGTACCGGTAGTCAGCTTGTTATCGATATTGGTGGTGCTAGCACTGAAGTGATTATTGGTAAGAACTTTGATGCATTACTTTACAAAAGCCTGAACATCGGGTGTGTTACCTACCTAGAGCGCTATTTTAAAGATTGCAAATTAAGCAATGCAAACTTTAACACCGCAATAAAAGCCGCACGCACTGTCATTGATGAAATTGCATCAGAGTATAAAATTAAAGGCTGGCAAATAGCCTCAGGTGCTTCGGGTACAGTACAAGCAATTCAAGAAATCATGATAGCGCAAAACCTAGATGAGCTATTAACCCTTGAAAAACTCTACACTATCAAAAAGCAATCAATCGCTTATAAAACGATTGCCGCATTAGACCTACCAGGGCTAAGTGAAGATCGCCGTTTAGTATTTGTATCAGGGCTTGCCATTTTAATTGCATTATTTGAATCGCTCGAGATCGAAAAAATGGGATTAGCAGGTGGAGCACTGCGTGAGGGTGTTTTATACAGCATGCTACCAGAGCTGCATAATAGCGATATTCGTAAACGTACAATCGATGGCTTTATCGATCGTTACCATGTTGATCAAAAGCAAGCTAGCCGCGTCGCCAGTCTCGTATTAAACTTAGCATCAGAAGTAAATGAAAGCTGGCCAATAAAAACACTTAATGGGTTGCCTTTATTAACGGCAGTTGCACAGCTTCATGAAATTGGTTTATTGATAGAGTATAAGCAGTATCACAAACACAGTGCTTATATTTTAAAAAATACTGAAATGCCAGGTTTTTCGCAGTCAGAGCATAAAGTCATTGTTGCGGTAGCTAAAGGGCATCGCTCTGATCTTCAAAAAGGCTATTTTGATTCTCTTGGTGCAAATAGTGTACTTGCGCAGTATTTAGTAAGACTAATACGTATAGCTGTCATTTTATGTATGCGTCGCCAAGATGATGTACTCCCTGAGTTTGCGATAACTGTTAAAGACGATGTCTTAAATCTGCAGTTTGAAAATGACTGGTTGAAAAACCATCCATTAATGGCAAGCGAGCTGCAACAAGAATCTAAGCAGCAAGCGAAACTTGGCTGGAAGCTCATAGTAAATTAA